The genome window GCCACCGGATCAAGTGGCTGAACACCATTACCCATAATTCCCCTACTTTCAAAAAGACAACTCCGCATCCAAACAAGCATTTTTGTAAAGTTTGGCCGCGGAGATGCTTTCACTATTTATTTAATCGTTCATACTGCTATTATGACCTATTAAATTATTCAGGTCTTGTGTAAATTGCTCTGCCGCATTGTATCCCATATTTTTTAATCGGAAATTCATTGCCGCTACCTCAATAATAACAGATAAATTTCGTCCTGGTCGAACAGGAACCGTAATTTTTGGAATATCCATATCAAAGATTTTTGTCTTTTCTTGGTCTAATCCGACACGATCATAATGCTTATCAGGATCCCAATTTTCAAGGTGCACAACGATAGTAATCTTTTTACTAGAACGGACAGCTCCTGCTCCAAATAAAGTCATTACATTAATAATCCCAAGCCCACGAATCTCGAGTAAATGTTCGATAATCGCCGGAGAAGAACCAATCAACGTCATTTCATCCTCTTGGCGAATTTCCACATTATCATCTGCTACAAGTCTATGCCCGCGTTTTACAAGCTCCAGTGCTGTTTCACTTTTACCAACACCACTGCTTCCTGTAATCAACACACCTAAACCATATATATCCACTAAAACACCATGCATTGAAATAACTGGCGCAAGTCTGCTTTCTAAGTAATTCGTAATATAAACAGATAAACGTGTCGTTTTAAGTCGTGAACGTAATACCGGAATATCGGCTTCTTTCGCTGCTGCTACTAATTCTTTCGGTACTTCTAAATTTCTAGAAATCACAAAAGCAGGAGTCCGCTTCGTACACATTTGTTTATATCTTTTAAGACGTTCTTCGGGTTCCATTCCTTCAGAAAACGATATTTCAGTCATGCCAAAAAGTTGCACACGATCTTCTGGATAATAAGAGAAAAACCCTGTAAGTTCCAGCCCTGGCCGAGATAAGTCACTTGTTGAAATTGGCCGTTCAAGTCCCGTTTCCGAACAAATTAGCTCTAAATTAAGTCGTTCCTTTAAATCCTTTACCGTAACCGATTTTGTCATGCAAGTACCTCCAAATGAATTATAAAAGTCCATTACTGTTCGCTACAAAATATTATTTAGAAAGCTCCTTCTCATTTTAGCACTTTAGAAGGAATCAAGCTACCTCTTTCTTCTCAAATGGCTCTACATAGCAAAACCAGCTACATTTGAAAGACTTATTTTAGCCTTGAAATGTAGCTGGAATGTTTAATTTTCTTTGTTACCCCATAAAACGGAATTAATAATCATGTTTGCGAATGCCATAATTGCTGCGAGAATTAACGCTGTTCCAAAACCATCAATTTGGAAAGAATCTCCAATAAAGAAGGTGGTCATCTCAAGCATAATCGCATTGACAACAAAGGTGAAAAGTCCAAGTGTGAAAATATTAATTGGTAATGTTAAAAGGAGTAAAATAGGTCTAATTAGCATATTTAGAATTGCTAATATAAAACTCGCTAGTAGCGCTGTCGTGAACCCATCTACATGAAAACTTGTAAAGAATCCTGATAAAGCTACGAAAAGTACCGAGTTAATTATTACGCCTATAATCCAACGCATGTTTTAGTTCACTCCCATTCTGATTCAGGTGTTGCTTTCGGAATAATGATAGCAG of Listeria monocytogenes contains these proteins:
- the hprK gene encoding HPr(Ser) kinase/phosphatase; translated protein: MTKSVTVKDLKERLNLELICSETGLERPISTSDLSRPGLELTGFFSYYPEDRVQLFGMTEISFSEGMEPEERLKRYKQMCTKRTPAFVISRNLEVPKELVAAAKEADIPVLRSRLKTTRLSVYITNYLESRLAPVISMHGVLVDIYGLGVLITGSSGVGKSETALELVKRGHRLVADDNVEIRQEDEMTLIGSSPAIIEHLLEIRGLGIINVMTLFGAGAVRSSKKITIVVHLENWDPDKHYDRVGLDQEKTKIFDMDIPKITVPVRPGRNLSVIIEVAAMNFRLKNMGYNAAEQFTQDLNNLIGHNSSMND
- a CDS encoding phage holin family protein — translated: MRWIIGVIINSVLFVALSGFFTSFHVDGFTTALLASFILAILNMLIRPILLLLTLPINIFTLGLFTFVVNAIMLEMTTFFIGDSFQIDGFGTALILAAIMAFANMIINSVLWGNKEN